One segment of Labrus mixtus chromosome 10, fLabMix1.1, whole genome shotgun sequence DNA contains the following:
- the canx gene encoding calnexin has product MDQRVGLFVLLAVGLLCLTLAPVSRAEDLVEDSLGDDMDVEDELDLGMAGDEDEELEGDMQDEAPSAPKTPPAPKVTYKAPEPVGEHYIAESFDRGTLDGWVVSSAKKEGADEDIAKYDGKWSVEEMKDSKLPGDKGLVLKSRAKHHAISAQLLRPFPFDSKPLIIQYEVNFQSGIDCGGAYVKLLTQTPELDLDQFVDKTPYTIMFGPDKCGEDYKLHFIFRHKNPKTGEFEEKHAKKPDADLRTYFTDKKTHLYTLVVNPDNTYEVLVDQTVVNSGSLLTDMTPPVNPASEIEDPDDQKPEDWDERPKIQDPAAAKPEDWDEDAPAQVPDEDAVKPDGWLDEELEYIGDPDAVKPEDWDEDMDGEWEAPQVPNPACETAPGCGAWKRPMIDNPNYKGKWKSPMIDNPNYQGVWKPRKVPNPAFFEDLQPFRMTPFSAVGLELWSMTSEIFFDNFFITDDRNTAERWATDGWGLKKAAEGAAEPGLATQMLNAAEERPWLWVVYVLTVALPLVLIIVFCCTGKKKSPATPAAEYKKTDEAQPDVKEGEEEEEEEEEEEKAEEKAEEAKKSSTAAEEKSDGEASPAEEEEEEEDDEAEKEGENEATADDKSEDDVLRRSPRNRKVRRD; this is encoded by the exons ATGGATCAACGGGTCGGGTTGTTCGTTCTTCTGGCAGTAGGCCTCCTCTGCCTCACTTTGGCCCCTGTGTCTCGGGCTGAGGACCTGGTTGAGGACAGTTTGGGTGACGATATGGACGTGGAGGACGAGCTGGATCTGGGTATGGCCGGTGACGAGGATGAGGAACTGGAGGGAGACATGCAGGACGAGGCTCCTTCTGCTCCTAAAACTCCTCCTGCACCAAAA GTGACCTACAAAGCACCAGAGCCAGTCGGGGAACATTACATCGCTGAATCTTTTGACCGGGGGACTCTTGATGG gtgggTCGTGTCCAGTGCAAAGAAGGAGGGTGCTGATGAAGACATCGCAAAATATGATG GTAAATGGTCggtggaggagatgaaggacAGTAAGCTGCCTGGTGATAAAGGTCTGGTCCTGAAGTCCCGAGCCAAACATCACGCCATCTCCGCTCAGCTGCTGAGACCTTTTCCCTTCGACTCTAAGCCGCTCATTATCCA gTACGAGGTGAACTTCCAGTCAGGTATCGACTGCGGCGGCGCCTACGTGAAGCTGCTGACTCAGACTCCTGAACTTGACCTG GACCAGTTTGTGGATAAAACTCCGTACACAATCATGTTCGGACCGGACAAGTGTGGAGAGGATTACAAACTGCACTTCATCTTCAGACATAAAAACCCCAAAACTGGAGAGTTCGAAGAGAAACACGCCAAGAAACCCGACGCCGACCTGAGGACCTACTTCACCGACAAGAAGACACATCTGTACACACTCG TGGTGAACCCTGATAACACCTACGAGGTGCTCGTGGATCAGACGGTGGTGAACAGCGGCAGCCTGCTGACAGACATGACCCCCCCTGTGAACCCTGCCTCTGAAATCGAGGACCCTGACGACCAGAAACCCGAGGACTGGGATGAGAGACCTAAGATCCAGGACCCTGCCGCCGCCAAGCCCGAAGACTG ggATGAGGACGCACCCGCTCAGGTTCCAGATGAAGACGCAGTGAAACCAGACGGCTGGTTAGATGAAGAGCTGGAGTACATTGGAGACCCCGACGCGGTCAAACCTGAAGACTG GGACGAGGACATGGACGGAGAGTGGGAGGCTCCTCAGGTCCCTAACCCCGCCTGCGAGACTGCCCCTGGCTGTGGCGCCTGGAAACGACCAATGATCGACAACCCCAACTACAAGGGCAAGTGGAAGTCCCCCATGATCGATAACCCCAACTATCAG GGCGTGTGGAAGCCGAGGAAGGTCCCCAACCCGGCATTCTTCGAGGACCTGCAGCCTTTCAGGATGACCCCGTTCAGCGCCGTCGGGCTCGAGTTGTGGTCCATGACCTCCGAAATCTTCTTCGACAACTTCTTCATCACCGACGACCGAAACACAGCTGAGCGCTGGGCTACAGACGGCTGGGGGTTAAAGAAGGctgcagagggcgctgctgAG CCCGGTCTTGCTACACAGATGCTGAACGCTGCAGAGGAGCGCCCGTGGCTCTGGGTCGTCTATGTCCTCACTGTGGCTCTACCGCTTGTCCTCATCATTGTTTTCTGCTGCACCGGAAAg aaaaagaGCCCAGCGACACCTGCAGCAGAATACAAGAAGACCGATGAGGCTCAGCCTGAtgtgaaggagggagaagaggaagaagaggaggaggaggaagaggagaaggctGAGGAGAAGGCTGAAGAGGCCAAGAAGAGCAGTACAG CTGCAGAAGAGAAGAGTGACGGAGAGGCAAGtcctgcagaggaagaggaggaggaagaagacgacGAAGCAGAGAAGGAGGGTGAGAACGAGGCGACAGCTGACGAT AAGTCGGAGGACGACGTTCTGCGGAGATCTCCCAGGAACAGGAAGGTCAGAAGGGACTGA